The following coding sequences lie in one Spinacia oleracea cultivar Varoflay chromosome 1, BTI_SOV_V1, whole genome shotgun sequence genomic window:
- the LOC130465698 gene encoding uncharacterized protein, giving the protein MPQDDRWRTKVTVLFETKDFTKFNIEQLAGSLMTHELHLGAVVPESSRNRGLALKAEELDESEPDEEEATMLVRRMRKLYRNFKPGNQKGRNFAKKTTSSKTEQGCFKCGETDHQIRECPLWENDKAKGKGKEQVKERYNKSTFKRPNFKKDMIAAWGEATDSEDDEEQPNEETANLCLMARTEGTERVPSEEVSSSTLQCLSKSKLIELLLETLDDYKKLSMLKAQSDRALELSKDHINYLNNIRSDVQGRFFELLDRNTTINESFEKIRNENILLQVQLR; this is encoded by the coding sequence atgccacaagatgatcgttggagaacaaaggtcactgtactgtttgagaccaaggactttaccaagttcaacattgaacaacttgctggttccttgatgacacatgaattgcatcttggagctgttgttcctgagagctccagaaatcgaggacttgctctaaaagcTGAGGAACTCGACGAATCTGagccagatgaagaagaggctaccatgctggttagaagaatgagaaagctctacaggaacttcaaaccaggaaaccagaaaggaaggaactttgctaaGAAAActactagttccaaaactgagcaaggttgcttcaaatgcggagaaactgatcatcaaattcgtgaatgccctctgtgggaaaACGACAAAgccaaaggaaaaggaaaggaacagGTCAAGGAACGCTATAACAAGTCTACTTTCAAGAGGCCAAACTTCAAAAAGGatatgatagctgcatggggcgaagcaacagactcagaagacgatgaggaacaacctaatgaagaaactgcaaatctctgcctcatggcaagaacagaaggaactgaacgagttccatcagaagaagtaagttcctccactcttcagtgtctttcaaagtcaaaactaattgaactgttgctagaaactctagatgattacaaaaagctaagtatgttAAAAGcgcaaagtgatagagccttggaactcagtaaagaccacataaattatctaaacaatattagatctgatgttcaaggcaggttctttgaattgctagatagaaataccaccattaatgagtcattcgagaaaattagaaatgaaaacatccttctacaagtgcaACTCAGgtaa